Proteins from a genomic interval of Desulfovibrio aminophilus DSM 12254:
- a CDS encoding Lrp/AsnC family transcriptional regulator: MIDGIDRNILMILQGDGRVSNAEIARRVGMAPSAVLERIRKLERKGVIQGYEALLDPKSLGQRLTAFTTVHVSEAVGSTEAGAQLAQVSGVLEVRSGSGFWTTRRQN, from the coding sequence ATGATCGACGGAATCGACAGGAATATTCTGATGATTCTTCAGGGAGACGGCCGTGTGTCCAACGCGGAGATCGCCCGGCGCGTGGGCATGGCGCCCTCGGCCGTGCTCGAGCGCATCCGCAAGCTGGAGCGCAAGGGCGTGATTCAGGGCTACGAGGCCCTGCTCGATCCGAAGTCCCTTGGGCAGCGGCTCACGGCCTTCACCACGGTGCATGTCAGCGAGGCCGTTGGCTCCACCGAGGCCGGCGCCCAACTGGCCCAGGTGTCGGGCGTCCTCGAAGTCAGAAGTGGGTCCGGTTTTTGGACCACTCGGCGGCAAAACTAA